A genomic stretch from Falco cherrug isolate bFalChe1 chromosome 1, bFalChe1.pri, whole genome shotgun sequence includes:
- the SMTN gene encoding smoothelin isoform X5, producing MSQENLLGMDEGALRKLLEATLDLTERRRIRSAIRELQRQELERDEEALASKRFRPERGSHRQDDKENWPRSQCLEEKQQAALAALSQQLEAITDVEELTKLLRAAGEYEERKLIRAAIRKLRAEEIEAATLAGNTQSSRRDSREPPAVPGDAKSSRRDDAETPALADSGKNSQRGDTELPALDVSGESHDKGSAEPLATSRSGDTSQQDDAEQPVLAGPEDSGHRGAAEQPPAQEAKGSVAHRQDDMVERENVPAGMQELCRQQAGDPQKPSTQAVVLGTLVVLELQPAQEPGLEPEDGGKEPAQGQLCSLDAAQPKGQHQAAWKEGRPGSPATAQEPGGGQSHQVEQPSAGSQSLQLGVGVHGQVPEPTRRCGEASVVAVTTRDVAGTPVCLNTHQLEQAPSCLRLAGRTEPSPAASLPRAASVRERAQRFTPAGAGGAGGRAGPGQWQRGPRTAPPGTAQNARGSGGGGAERRPATVSASPRPGLDGMKTCFTIEIKDGRVRPLAPCVVATPGSQRAEVTLGLRSTPIRITTVPSSVSSLCSISSNVTKMEPEVVEQPQAPRLEPELPNGMEKVQVRELERRRKLNIEELNRIEDEDVLDKMLDQTTDFEERRLIRNAMRELRQRKRDQREKERDQQLQEMRNQATAGRTGHATETTTTQSTQSADGSARSTVTKTERLVQSNDGTKTSRTTTMESSYVKRSDGGNSTFVQTKSSYSSSSKKTGSIFDREDESASRQSSLAALERRQAEKKKELMKAQSLPKTSASQARKAMMEKLQKEGGSSPNPVAARTAVQRSSSFGVPNANSIKQMLLDWCRAKTRGYEHVDIQNFSSSWSDGMAFCALVHNFFPEAFDYSQLTPQNRRHNFEVAFSSAEKHADCPQLLDVEDMVRMREPDWKCVYTYIQEFYRCLVQKGLVKTKKS from the exons ATGTCCCAGGAGAACCTTCTCGGCATGGACGAGGGAGCGCTGCGGAAGCTG CTGGAGGCAACGCTGGACCTGACTGAGCGGCGCCGCATCCGCTCAGCCATCAGGGAGCTGCAGCGGCAGGAGCTGGAGCGGGACGAGGAGGCGCTGGCATCCAAACGCTTCCGCCCAGAGCGTGGCAGCCACCGACAGGACGACAAAGAGAACTGGCCGCG GTCCCAGTGcctggaggagaagcagcaggcagccctggctgccttGTCCCAGCAGCTTGAAGCCATCACTGATGTGGAGGAACTGACAAAACTG CTGCGGGCAGCAGGTGAGTATGAGGAGCGCAAGCTGATTCGAGCTGCCATCCGCAAGCTGCGGGCTGAGGAGATTGAAG CTGCAACCCTGGCTGGGAACACACAGAGCAGCCGAAGGGACAGCAGAGAGcctcctgcagtgcctggggatGCAAAAAGCAGCCGGAGGGATGATGCTGAAACACCAGCCCTAGCTGACAGTGGGAAGAACAGCCAGAGGGGTGATActgagctgccagccctggaTGTGAGTGGGGAGAGCCATGACAAGGGCAGTGCTGAGCCCCTGGCTACATCTAGGAGTGGGGACACCAGCCAGCAGGATGATGCAGAGCAGCCGGTGCTGGCTGGGCCAGAAGACAGTGGCCACAggggtgctgcagagcagccccctgcccaggagGCCAAAGGCTCAGTG GCCCACAGGCAAGATGACATGGTGGAGCGGGAGAATGTcccagctgggatgcaggagctATGCAGACAGCAGGCGGGAGACCCCCAGAAACCCAGCACCCAGG ctgTGGTCTTGGGGACCCTTGTGGTCCTGGAGCTGCAGCCGGCCCAGGAGCCTGGTCTGGAGCCTGAAGATGGTGGCAAGGAGCCGGCGCAGGGCCAGCTGTGCTCCCTGGATGCAGCCCAGCCCAAggggcagcaccaggcagcttggaaggaagggagacccggcagccctgccacagcccaggagcCTGGTGGAGGGCAAAGCCACCAGGTGGAgcagcccagtgctggcagccag TCCCTGCAGCTCGGTGTTGGGGTGCATGGTCAGGTGCCAGAGCCAACCAGAAGGTGTGGGGAGGCATCAGTGG TAGCAGTGACCACCCGGGACGTAGCAGGGACCCCGGTCTGCCTGAACACTCACCAGCTGGAGCAAGCGCCCTCCTGTCTGCGTTTGGCTGGCCGCACAG agccCAGCCCCGCCGCGTCCCTGCCGCGGGCCGCCTCGGTGCGGGAACGCGCCCAGCGCTTCaccccggcgggggcgggcggcgcgggggggcgggccgggcccggccaATGGCAGCGGGGGCCCCGCACGGCACCGCCGGGGACCGCTCAAAACgcgcggggcagcggcggcggaGGCGCAGAGCGGCGTCCGGCCACGGTCTCTGCCAGTCCTCGCCCCGGCCTCGACGGCATGAAGACCTGCTTCACCATCGAGATCAAGGATGGGCGCGTGCGGCCCCTCGCACCCTGCGTCGTGGCCACCCCCGGCAGCCAGCGGGCAG AGGTGACCCTGGGGCTGCGCAGCACCCCTATCCGCATCACCACTGTCCCCAGCAGCgtcagcagcctctgcagcatcagcagcaaTGTCACCAAG ATGGAGCCAGAGGTGgtggagcagccccaggcaccaaGGCTGGAGCCAGAGCTGCCCAATGGCATGGAGAAGGTCCAAGTGAGGGAGCTGGAGAGAAGGCGTAAGCTGAACATCGAGGAGCTGAACAGGATCGAGGATGAGGATGTTCTGGATAAGATG ctggatcAGACAACAGACTTTGAGGAGCGGCGACTGATCCGAAATGCCATGCGGGAGCTGCGCCAGCGCAAGCGAG ACCAGCGGGAGAAGGAGCGggaccagcagctgcaggagatgAGGAACCAGGCTACAGCAGGGAGGACTGGCCATGCCACAGAGACCACCACCACGCAGAGCACACAGTCAGCCGATGGCTCGGCGCGCAGCACCGTCACCAAGACAGAGCGTCTCGTCCAGTCTA ATGATGGCACCAAGACCTCCCGTACCACAACCATGGAGTCAAGTTACGTGAAGAGATCAGATG GTGGCAACAGCACGTTTGTTCAAACCAAATCATCCTACAGCTCCTCTTCCAAGAAGACTGGCAG TATCTTCGACCGTGAAGACGAGAGTGcctccaggcagagcagcctggctgcactGGAGCGGCGTCAGGCTGAGAAGAAGAAGGAGCTGATGAAAGCTCAGAGCCTGCCAAAGACATCGGCCTCACAGGCACGCAAGGCCATGatggagaagctgcagaaggagGGTGGGAg ctcaccAAACCCTGTGGCAGCACGTACCGCTGTGCAGCGGTCCTCCAGCTTTGGCGTGCCCAATGCCAACAGCATCAAGCAGATGTTGCTGGACTGGTGCAGAGCCAAGACCCGGGGCTATGAG catgTGGACATCCAGAACTTCTCGTCCAGCTGGAGTGACGGCATGGCCTTCTGCGCCTTGGTCCACAACTTCTTCCCTGAAGCGTTTGACTACAGCCAGCTGACACCCCAGAACCGCCGCCACAACTTTGAGGTGGCCTTCTCCTCCGCAGA gaAGCACGCGGACTGTCCACAGTTGCTGGACGTGGAGGACATGGTCCGGATGCGCGAGCCAGATTGGAagtgtgtgtacacatacatTCAGGAATTCTATCGCTGCCTGGTCCAGAAGGGGCTggtaaaaaccaaaaagtcGTAG
- the SMTN gene encoding smoothelin isoform X3 produces the protein MSQENLLGMDEGALRKLLEATLDLTERRRIRSAIRELQRQELERDEEALASKRFRPERGSHRQDDKENWPRSQCLEEKQQAALAALSQQLEAITDVEELTKLLRAAGEYEERKLIRAAIRKLRAEEIEAATLAGNTQSSRRDSREPPAVPGDAKSSRRDDAETPALADSGKNSQRGDTELPALDVSGESHDKGSAEPLATSRSGDTSQQDDAEQPVLAGPEDSGHRGAAEQPPAQEAKGSVAHRQDDMVERENVPAGMQELCRQQAGDPQKPSTQAVVLGTLVVLELQPAQEPGLEPEDGGKEPAQGQLCSLDAAQPKGQHQAAWKEGRPGSPATAQEPGGGQSHQVEQPSAGSQSLQLGVGVHGQVPEPTRRCGEASVVAVTTRDVAGTPVCLNTHQLEQAPSCLRLAGRTEPSPAASLPRAASVRERAQRFTPAGAGGAGGRAGPGQWQRGPRTAPPGTAQNARGSGGGGAERRPATVSASPRPGLDGMKTCFTIEIKDGRVRPLAPCVVATPGSQRAGGHRAGATSGRGTPGSQRAEVTLGLRSTPIRITTVPSSVSSLCSISSNVTKMEPEVVEQPQAPRLEPELPNGMEKVQVRELERRRKLNIEELNRIEDEDVLDKMLDQTTDFEERRLIRNAMRELRQRKRDQREKERDQQLQEMRNQATAGRTGHATETTTTQSTQSADGSARSTVTKTERLVQSNDGTKTSRTTTMESSYVKRSDGGNSTFVQTKSSYSSSSKKTGSIFDREDESASRQSSLAALERRQAEKKKELMKAQSLPKTSASQARKAMMEKLQKEGGSSPNPVAARTAVQRSSSFGVPNANSIKQMLLDWCRAKTRGYEHVDIQNFSSSWSDGMAFCALVHNFFPEAFDYSQLTPQNRRHNFEVAFSSAEKHADCPQLLDVEDMVRMREPDWKCVYTYIQEFYRCLVQKGLVKTKKS, from the exons ATGTCCCAGGAGAACCTTCTCGGCATGGACGAGGGAGCGCTGCGGAAGCTG CTGGAGGCAACGCTGGACCTGACTGAGCGGCGCCGCATCCGCTCAGCCATCAGGGAGCTGCAGCGGCAGGAGCTGGAGCGGGACGAGGAGGCGCTGGCATCCAAACGCTTCCGCCCAGAGCGTGGCAGCCACCGACAGGACGACAAAGAGAACTGGCCGCG GTCCCAGTGcctggaggagaagcagcaggcagccctggctgccttGTCCCAGCAGCTTGAAGCCATCACTGATGTGGAGGAACTGACAAAACTG CTGCGGGCAGCAGGTGAGTATGAGGAGCGCAAGCTGATTCGAGCTGCCATCCGCAAGCTGCGGGCTGAGGAGATTGAAG CTGCAACCCTGGCTGGGAACACACAGAGCAGCCGAAGGGACAGCAGAGAGcctcctgcagtgcctggggatGCAAAAAGCAGCCGGAGGGATGATGCTGAAACACCAGCCCTAGCTGACAGTGGGAAGAACAGCCAGAGGGGTGATActgagctgccagccctggaTGTGAGTGGGGAGAGCCATGACAAGGGCAGTGCTGAGCCCCTGGCTACATCTAGGAGTGGGGACACCAGCCAGCAGGATGATGCAGAGCAGCCGGTGCTGGCTGGGCCAGAAGACAGTGGCCACAggggtgctgcagagcagccccctgcccaggagGCCAAAGGCTCAGTG GCCCACAGGCAAGATGACATGGTGGAGCGGGAGAATGTcccagctgggatgcaggagctATGCAGACAGCAGGCGGGAGACCCCCAGAAACCCAGCACCCAGG ctgTGGTCTTGGGGACCCTTGTGGTCCTGGAGCTGCAGCCGGCCCAGGAGCCTGGTCTGGAGCCTGAAGATGGTGGCAAGGAGCCGGCGCAGGGCCAGCTGTGCTCCCTGGATGCAGCCCAGCCCAAggggcagcaccaggcagcttggaaggaagggagacccggcagccctgccacagcccaggagcCTGGTGGAGGGCAAAGCCACCAGGTGGAgcagcccagtgctggcagccag TCCCTGCAGCTCGGTGTTGGGGTGCATGGTCAGGTGCCAGAGCCAACCAGAAGGTGTGGGGAGGCATCAGTGG TAGCAGTGACCACCCGGGACGTAGCAGGGACCCCGGTCTGCCTGAACACTCACCAGCTGGAGCAAGCGCCCTCCTGTCTGCGTTTGGCTGGCCGCACAG agccCAGCCCCGCCGCGTCCCTGCCGCGGGCCGCCTCGGTGCGGGAACGCGCCCAGCGCTTCaccccggcgggggcgggcggcgcgggggggcgggccgggcccggccaATGGCAGCGGGGGCCCCGCACGGCACCGCCGGGGACCGCTCAAAACgcgcggggcagcggcggcggaGGCGCAGAGCGGCGTCCGGCCACGGTCTCTGCCAGTCCTCGCCCCGGCCTCGACGGCATGAAGACCTGCTTCACCATCGAGATCAAGGATGGGCGCGTGCGGCCCCTCGCACCCTGCGTCGTGGCCACCCCCGGCAGCCAGCGGGCAGGTGGGCACCGTGCAGGGGCGACCAGCGGCAGGGGCACCCCCGGCAGCCAGCGGGCAG AGGTGACCCTGGGGCTGCGCAGCACCCCTATCCGCATCACCACTGTCCCCAGCAGCgtcagcagcctctgcagcatcagcagcaaTGTCACCAAG ATGGAGCCAGAGGTGgtggagcagccccaggcaccaaGGCTGGAGCCAGAGCTGCCCAATGGCATGGAGAAGGTCCAAGTGAGGGAGCTGGAGAGAAGGCGTAAGCTGAACATCGAGGAGCTGAACAGGATCGAGGATGAGGATGTTCTGGATAAGATG ctggatcAGACAACAGACTTTGAGGAGCGGCGACTGATCCGAAATGCCATGCGGGAGCTGCGCCAGCGCAAGCGAG ACCAGCGGGAGAAGGAGCGggaccagcagctgcaggagatgAGGAACCAGGCTACAGCAGGGAGGACTGGCCATGCCACAGAGACCACCACCACGCAGAGCACACAGTCAGCCGATGGCTCGGCGCGCAGCACCGTCACCAAGACAGAGCGTCTCGTCCAGTCTA ATGATGGCACCAAGACCTCCCGTACCACAACCATGGAGTCAAGTTACGTGAAGAGATCAGATG GTGGCAACAGCACGTTTGTTCAAACCAAATCATCCTACAGCTCCTCTTCCAAGAAGACTGGCAG TATCTTCGACCGTGAAGACGAGAGTGcctccaggcagagcagcctggctgcactGGAGCGGCGTCAGGCTGAGAAGAAGAAGGAGCTGATGAAAGCTCAGAGCCTGCCAAAGACATCGGCCTCACAGGCACGCAAGGCCATGatggagaagctgcagaaggagGGTGGGAg ctcaccAAACCCTGTGGCAGCACGTACCGCTGTGCAGCGGTCCTCCAGCTTTGGCGTGCCCAATGCCAACAGCATCAAGCAGATGTTGCTGGACTGGTGCAGAGCCAAGACCCGGGGCTATGAG catgTGGACATCCAGAACTTCTCGTCCAGCTGGAGTGACGGCATGGCCTTCTGCGCCTTGGTCCACAACTTCTTCCCTGAAGCGTTTGACTACAGCCAGCTGACACCCCAGAACCGCCGCCACAACTTTGAGGTGGCCTTCTCCTCCGCAGA gaAGCACGCGGACTGTCCACAGTTGCTGGACGTGGAGGACATGGTCCGGATGCGCGAGCCAGATTGGAagtgtgtgtacacatacatTCAGGAATTCTATCGCTGCCTGGTCCAGAAGGGGCTggtaaaaaccaaaaagtcGTAG